Proteins co-encoded in one Bacillus marinisedimentorum genomic window:
- a CDS encoding rhomboid family intramembrane serine protease, producing the protein MFVRTEDFRTFLRLYPVVSIIVAVNFLIAILAWFFPDLAAKGIGVNILIAQGEYWRLVTPIFLHGGLGHVLFNSFSLVLFGPYLERLLGKGKFLLVYLLTGIAADIATYMLESPYYSHVGSSGAIFGLFGIYLYMVLFRKDLIDQANSQIVITILVIGLLMTFTRANINILAHLFGLISGAAIAPLFLGSPPRSPYGYNPYPARRRRNWTLPAGTLPKIMWGVLAVLILIGLLARF; encoded by the coding sequence ATGTTTGTAAGAACGGAAGATTTCCGGACATTCTTAAGACTGTATCCTGTAGTCTCTATAATTGTCGCCGTCAATTTTTTGATCGCAATTCTCGCCTGGTTCTTTCCGGACCTGGCCGCAAAAGGAATCGGCGTCAATATATTGATTGCCCAGGGTGAATACTGGCGGCTTGTTACACCGATTTTTTTACATGGCGGACTCGGGCATGTACTGTTCAATTCATTTTCGCTCGTCCTGTTCGGGCCCTATCTTGAACGGCTGCTTGGAAAAGGCAAGTTCCTGCTCGTCTACCTGCTGACAGGCATCGCAGCGGATATCGCCACATATATGCTTGAATCACCGTATTACAGCCATGTCGGATCATCCGGCGCCATCTTCGGGCTGTTCGGCATTTACCTTTATATGGTATTGTTCCGGAAAGACTTGATTGACCAGGCCAATTCCCAGATTGTGATCACCATTCTTGTTATCGGCCTGCTGATGACATTCACCCGGGCCAACATCAACATCCTTGCCCATCTGTTCGGCTTGATTTCCGGGGCGGCAATTGCACCTCTCTTCCTTGGCAGCCCGCCACGCAGCCCCTATGGATATAATCCTTATCCGGCGCGAAGGAGACGAAACTGGACGCTGCCGGCCGGCACCCTTCCGAAAATCATGTGGGGCGTTCTGGCTGTACTCATTTTAATCGGGCTTCTTGCGCGATTTTAA
- a CDS encoding DMT family transporter — translation MNKPIVNPFIALAIGAVSVSTSAIFVKLATAPAPVTAAYRLFFTVLLMLPVILFKYRKELKLINRRDWIFTSIAGMFLALHFILWFESLEYTSVASSVVLVTLQPLFAFAGTYFFFKEKLTAGAALSVILALSGSFMISWGDFRISGAALFGDILALLGAAAVTGYFLSGQSVRKRLSLMTYTFVVYSISTGFLFTYSLMLGHSLQAYPKNDWLMFLLLAIFPTLLGHTLFNWALKWLSTSVISMSILFEPIGASILAYYILGETVSMTQVTGGFLILFGIFLFLFFHKRAERIHRTKALKGFNRRADV, via the coding sequence ATGAACAAACCAATTGTCAATCCTTTCATTGCACTTGCGATCGGTGCTGTATCCGTTTCCACCTCGGCCATTTTCGTCAAGCTGGCCACAGCACCGGCACCTGTTACCGCAGCATACCGGCTTTTTTTTACCGTTTTGCTCATGCTGCCGGTCATTTTGTTCAAGTACAGGAAAGAACTTAAGCTGATCAATCGGAGAGATTGGATCTTCACAAGTATTGCCGGGATGTTTCTGGCGCTTCATTTCATTCTGTGGTTTGAATCGCTTGAATATACATCAGTCGCCAGTTCAGTCGTGCTTGTCACCCTGCAGCCGCTGTTTGCATTTGCCGGCACATATTTTTTCTTTAAGGAAAAGCTTACGGCCGGAGCAGCGCTCAGCGTCATCCTCGCATTATCAGGAAGCTTCATGATCAGCTGGGGCGACTTCAGGATAAGCGGCGCGGCGCTGTTCGGCGACATTCTGGCACTGCTCGGAGCAGCTGCCGTCACCGGCTACTTTTTATCAGGGCAAAGCGTGCGGAAACGCCTGTCTCTAATGACATACACGTTTGTGGTATACAGCATCAGCACGGGCTTTTTGTTTACATACAGCCTAATGTTGGGACATTCATTACAAGCATACCCAAAAAACGACTGGCTCATGTTTCTATTGCTCGCCATTTTTCCGACGCTGCTCGGGCATACTTTATTTAACTGGGCATTGAAATGGCTGAGCACCTCTGTCATATCCATGAGCATTCTGTTTGAGCCGATCGGGGCTTCCATTCTGGCCTATTATATCCTGGGCGAAACGGTGTCGATGACGCAAGTCACCGGCGGATTCCTGATTCTTTTCGGTATATTCCTGTTTTTGTTCTTTCATAAACGCGCCGAGCGCATACATCGGACAAAAGCGCTTAAAGGTTTTAATAGGCGGGCAGATGTATAA
- a CDS encoding DEAD/DEAH box helicase, giving the protein MTTFQELNLSEGILKSVSQMGFEEATPIQGQTIPLAMNGRDVIGQAQTGTGKTTAFGIPMIEKIDVKAGKIQGIVIAPTRELAVQVGEELNRVGRYTGIRTLPIYGGQDINRQIRALKKNPEIIVGTPGRLLDHINRRTLRLNNIHTVVLDEADEMLNMGFIEDIESILKSIPEERQTLLFSATMPGPIQKIAERFMNNPEVVKVKSKEVTVPNIEQHYIEVQEKQKFDVLTRLIDIDSPDLAIIFGRTKRRVDEVAEALNSRGYSAEGLHGDLTQSRRLQVLRKFKGGDIEILVATDVAARGLDITGVTHVYNFDIPQDPESYVHRVGRTGRAGKSGLAISFVTPREIPQLKLIEKTTKRKIDKKKMPSMDEALEGQKRITVDRIQEAIDSGNTSYYKHLAEELLGEYDSISVLSAALKLLTKEPDTTPVKLSSVEPISTKKARGNSGGYKGKGGGNRGRDRNSRGRSGGGQQRNSYKKGRSNFKKNNNNR; this is encoded by the coding sequence TTGACAACTTTTCAAGAATTAAATTTGAGCGAAGGTATTTTAAAGTCAGTAAGCCAGATGGGATTTGAGGAAGCAACTCCTATCCAGGGACAGACTATCCCCCTCGCAATGAACGGCAGAGATGTTATTGGACAGGCCCAGACCGGTACAGGAAAAACGACCGCTTTCGGCATTCCGATGATCGAAAAAATCGATGTGAAGGCCGGCAAAATCCAGGGCATCGTCATCGCACCGACAAGGGAACTTGCTGTCCAGGTCGGTGAAGAACTGAACAGGGTCGGCCGCTATACCGGCATCCGCACGCTTCCGATATACGGCGGACAGGACATCAACCGCCAGATCCGCGCGTTGAAAAAGAACCCGGAAATCATCGTCGGCACACCGGGAAGGCTGCTTGACCATATCAACCGCAGAACACTGCGTCTGAACAATATTCATACAGTCGTCCTGGATGAAGCTGACGAAATGCTGAACATGGGCTTCATCGAAGACATTGAGTCCATCCTGAAGTCGATTCCGGAAGAGCGCCAGACCCTCTTGTTCTCAGCAACAATGCCTGGTCCGATCCAAAAAATCGCCGAACGCTTTATGAATAACCCGGAAGTAGTAAAAGTGAAATCCAAAGAAGTCACCGTTCCGAACATTGAACAGCACTATATTGAAGTGCAGGAAAAGCAGAAGTTCGATGTGCTGACACGCTTGATTGATATTGATTCACCGGATCTAGCCATCATTTTCGGGCGCACGAAGCGCCGTGTCGATGAAGTGGCCGAAGCGCTCAACTCACGCGGCTATTCCGCAGAAGGGCTTCACGGAGACCTGACGCAATCCCGCAGGCTGCAAGTGCTCCGCAAATTCAAGGGCGGAGACATTGAAATCCTTGTTGCCACTGACGTTGCGGCCCGCGGACTTGATATTACAGGTGTAACGCATGTGTATAATTTCGATATTCCGCAGGATCCGGAAAGTTATGTGCACCGCGTTGGACGTACGGGACGTGCCGGCAAGAGCGGTCTCGCCATCTCGTTCGTGACTCCGCGCGAAATTCCGCAGCTGAAATTGATCGAAAAGACAACAAAGCGGAAAATCGACAAGAAAAAAATGCCTTCTATGGATGAAGCACTCGAAGGCCAAAAGCGTATTACAGTTGACCGGATCCAGGAAGCCATTGATAGCGGGAACACCAGCTACTACAAGCATCTTGCCGAAGAGCTTCTCGGTGAATATGATTCCATTTCCGTCCTGTCTGCTGCGCTCAAGCTTTTAACAAAAGAACCGGACACAACACCTGTCAAGCTTTCTTCCGTTGAACCGATCAGCACGAAGAAAGCGCGCGGCAATTCCGGCGGATACAAAGGAAAAGGCGGCGGCAACCGCGGACGTGACCGCAACTCACGCGGACGCAGCGGCGGAGGCCAGCAGCGCAATTCATACAAAAAAGGCCGCAGCAATTTTAAAAAGAACAACAATAACCGATAA
- the acpS gene encoding holo-ACP synthase encodes MIHGIGIDIVELDRIEKLMERQSRFLARILTEAELKRCGSLSGRRKLEFAAGRFAVKEAFSKAAGTGIGSELSFQDIETASDPAGKPYIKSKLFNSRFHVHASISHSREYAAAQVIIESL; translated from the coding sequence ATGATTCATGGAATCGGAATTGACATTGTTGAATTGGACCGGATTGAAAAATTGATGGAGCGGCAGTCCCGGTTTTTGGCCCGGATCTTGACAGAAGCGGAACTAAAACGGTGCGGAAGCCTTTCCGGAAGGCGGAAACTTGAATTCGCTGCCGGGCGGTTTGCCGTGAAGGAAGCTTTTTCAAAAGCGGCGGGAACCGGAATCGGATCCGAGCTCAGTTTCCAGGATATCGAAACAGCATCCGATCCGGCTGGAAAGCCATACATAAAATCAAAGCTGTTCAACAGCCGCTTTCATGTTCACGCAAGTATTTCACATAGCCGCGAATACGCCGCTGCACAGGTAATTATCGAAAGCTTATAA
- a CDS encoding bifunctional ADP-dependent NAD(P)H-hydrate dehydratase/NAD(P)H-hydrate epimerase produces the protein MQIVTANEMYAIDRCTMEKVKLPGAALMENAGRAAAAEIEKRVDKNNRITVLAGTGNNGGDGFVIARTLLARGYDVTLWVLAPEEKLKGDAGLHRDIFTASGYTARYAEQEGTDVLLSELPAFDVYIDAIFGIGIKGDVRPPYREIIAAVNGMKGMKIAIDIPSGLEADSSRYPDIVFKADATITLQCPKTGAFLYPGREAYGELVTVDIGIPPAVIEKEAGKRIVWGEADAAASLPRRRADSHKGSHGKGLVIGGSRMMKGAPAMASLAALRSGTGLLTAAVPESVLDAVASHAMEAMYRSLPEKDGFIASLHGVNVSEFDGIAAGPGFGRHEQGTEVIEYLLKAVKAPLVLDADALYHAGFLKDELKQRPEPVILTPHPGEMAHLAGVSVAEVQSRRFQLSQEFAAEFGVYLVLKGPYTIVTAPDGRQWVNTTGNPALAKGGSGDVLTGMILAFLMQHTEIQPALSNAVFLHGRAADYLMKAGHTSMDVLAGDLVDALPAAFLTVAN, from the coding sequence TTGCAAATCGTCACTGCAAATGAAATGTACGCCATCGACCGCTGTACCATGGAAAAGGTCAAGCTGCCCGGCGCCGCCTTGATGGAAAATGCGGGAAGGGCTGCTGCCGCGGAAATTGAAAAAAGGGTGGATAAGAACAACCGGATTACTGTGCTGGCTGGAACCGGCAACAATGGGGGAGACGGGTTTGTCATTGCGAGAACGCTCCTTGCCCGCGGGTACGATGTGACGCTCTGGGTGCTTGCGCCTGAGGAAAAGCTGAAAGGCGATGCCGGGCTGCACCGGGATATTTTTACGGCATCCGGTTATACGGCGCGCTATGCTGAACAGGAAGGCACAGATGTGCTTCTATCTGAACTCCCTGCCTTTGATGTATATATTGATGCCATCTTCGGCATCGGCATCAAAGGGGATGTGCGCCCTCCATACCGCGAAATCATTGCAGCCGTAAACGGGATGAAGGGAATGAAAATCGCCATCGACATTCCGAGCGGGCTGGAAGCGGACAGCAGCCGCTATCCGGATATCGTCTTCAAAGCAGACGCCACCATCACGCTCCAATGCCCGAAAACAGGCGCATTTTTGTATCCGGGCAGAGAAGCATACGGCGAGCTGGTGACTGTCGATATCGGCATTCCGCCCGCAGTCATTGAAAAAGAGGCTGGAAAGCGGATAGTGTGGGGGGAAGCGGACGCGGCAGCCTCATTGCCGCGCAGAAGAGCGGATTCCCACAAAGGCAGCCACGGAAAAGGACTCGTTATCGGCGGCTCGCGCATGATGAAAGGAGCACCAGCAATGGCCTCTCTTGCCGCGTTGCGCTCAGGTACCGGGCTCCTGACCGCCGCTGTGCCGGAGTCGGTGCTTGATGCAGTGGCCTCCCATGCAATGGAAGCGATGTACAGGTCTTTGCCCGAAAAGGATGGATTCATTGCGTCCCTTCATGGAGTGAACGTTTCCGAATTCGACGGCATTGCCGCGGGACCGGGGTTCGGAAGGCATGAACAAGGGACGGAAGTGATCGAGTACTTGCTGAAGGCGGTAAAAGCCCCGCTTGTGCTTGATGCCGATGCACTTTACCATGCCGGTTTCCTGAAAGACGAACTCAAACAGAGGCCGGAACCGGTGATCCTTACACCCCATCCGGGTGAAATGGCGCATCTTGCCGGTGTATCCGTTGCAGAGGTCCAGTCCAGGCGTTTTCAGCTTTCCCAGGAATTCGCAGCTGAATTCGGCGTATATCTTGTCCTTAAAGGCCCGTATACAATCGTGACAGCACCGGACGGGCGGCAATGGGTGAACACAACCGGAAACCCGGCGCTCGCCAAAGGCGGTTCGGGTGATGTGCTGACCGGTATGATCCTCGCTTTCCTCATGCAGCACACCGAAATCCAGCCTGCCCTGAGCAATGCGGTTTTCCTGCATGGCCGGGCCGCGGATTATTTAATGAAAGCGGGACATACTTCCATGGATGTACTTGCCGGTGATCTGGTCGACGCTCTCCCGGCTGCGTTTTTGACAGTGGCGAATTAG
- the mscL gene encoding large conductance mechanosensitive channel protein MscL: protein MVNEFKEFTLKGNMVDMSIGVLIGTAFGKIIDSFITDMLMPPIGLLLGKVDFASLYINLSGKPFDSLAEAKAAGAATINYGIFISAVLHFLIVTFAIFISIKQINKLRADPVVPLAAKECPYCKSPISMQAVRCPRCTSHLEEGNAAGGIPGRPRVMIAGRSRHEIRR, encoded by the coding sequence TTGGTGAATGAGTTCAAAGAGTTCACGCTTAAAGGCAACATGGTTGATATGAGTATCGGCGTTCTGATCGGCACCGCCTTTGGAAAAATAATCGATTCGTTTATTACCGACATGCTGATGCCGCCGATCGGACTTCTGCTCGGCAAGGTCGACTTTGCCAGTCTGTATATCAATTTGTCGGGGAAGCCCTTCGATTCACTTGCTGAAGCGAAGGCTGCGGGGGCCGCTACGATTAATTACGGGATATTTATAAGTGCTGTCCTGCACTTTTTAATTGTAACTTTCGCCATTTTTATCAGCATTAAACAAATCAACAAGCTCCGGGCCGATCCGGTTGTGCCGCTTGCCGCCAAAGAGTGCCCGTACTGCAAGAGCCCGATCAGCATGCAGGCTGTACGCTGCCCGCGCTGTACATCACACCTTGAGGAGGGAAATGCCGCCGGCGGCATACCCGGCAGGCCCCGGGTCATGATAGCAGGACGTTCCCGTCATGAAATAAGACGCTGA
- a CDS encoding PH domain-containing protein gives MMFEQRRLHPVAAVISFLKMLKELIVPVLFLLFVGPGGNDPFQKYYYLGLLALLVILLAAGIVSWLRYTYRVEGNELRIEYGIFVRKKRYIPLERIQSIDFSRGILQRMFGLVKVQVETAGGGAQAEAVLTAVKMEEAEELKIALKPQPLDMPEGEEESAEEQTEVTYRLTTSDLLIAASTSGGIGVILSALAALASQFDELIPEDMFVEAFEWVVGLGVLVIVGAVLVGAVIAWLLSIAGTIIRYGNFTVTRKGDDIIISRGLIEKRQVTIPVRRIQAVRMSESVLRQPFGFATLFIESAGGASSKEEDFSTTLYPILRRRDTEAFLEKMLPEYSLSSIYTGPPARALRRYLFRAAVPAVIPAAAAAVWLYPWGMIGLLLIPAAGFIGYLRWKDAGWHIDSGFLFLRYRQFGRTTVALPKKRVQSLQVSQHLFQRRQGLASISSAVVSSFAGKDFTVKDLREEDVLDMFEWYSHERPDFIEKDRGLLSNPLLDEPE, from the coding sequence ATGATGTTTGAACAGCGCCGCCTCCATCCTGTTGCCGCCGTGATTTCGTTTCTGAAAATGCTTAAGGAATTGATCGTACCGGTTTTGTTCTTGCTTTTTGTCGGGCCCGGCGGAAATGACCCGTTCCAAAAGTATTATTATTTAGGGCTTCTGGCTCTTCTTGTCATACTGCTGGCAGCCGGCATTGTTTCATGGCTGAGATATACATACCGTGTCGAAGGAAATGAGCTCAGGATCGAATACGGCATCTTTGTACGGAAAAAACGATATATCCCGCTGGAACGGATTCAGTCAATCGATTTCAGCCGCGGCATTTTACAGCGGATGTTCGGCCTCGTGAAGGTCCAGGTCGAAACGGCCGGCGGGGGTGCTCAGGCTGAAGCGGTCCTTACTGCGGTCAAAATGGAAGAAGCGGAAGAGTTGAAGATCGCCCTCAAGCCCCAGCCGCTGGACATGCCGGAAGGTGAAGAAGAAAGCGCTGAGGAACAAACTGAAGTCACATACCGGCTCACAACGTCTGATTTATTGATCGCCGCTTCCACGTCGGGAGGGATAGGCGTCATTTTATCGGCGCTGGCGGCGCTTGCTTCCCAATTTGATGAATTGATTCCGGAAGACATGTTTGTCGAAGCGTTTGAGTGGGTGGTAGGACTGGGTGTTCTCGTCATTGTCGGGGCGGTGCTGGTTGGTGCGGTGATTGCATGGCTCCTTTCCATCGCTGGTACGATTATCCGCTACGGCAACTTCACTGTGACCCGCAAAGGGGATGACATCATCATCAGCAGGGGGCTGATCGAAAAGAGGCAGGTGACGATTCCCGTCCGCCGCATTCAGGCGGTCAGAATGTCGGAGTCGGTGTTAAGGCAGCCGTTCGGCTTTGCGACGCTTTTTATCGAAAGTGCTGGCGGCGCTTCCAGTAAGGAAGAAGACTTTTCAACGACTCTTTACCCGATTTTGCGCAGGCGGGATACTGAAGCATTCCTGGAGAAGATGCTGCCGGAGTATTCGCTGTCATCCATCTACACAGGACCGCCTGCCCGGGCTTTGCGGCGCTATCTTTTCCGGGCTGCGGTGCCGGCTGTGATTCCGGCAGCTGCCGCCGCAGTCTGGCTGTATCCATGGGGAATGATCGGCCTCCTGCTCATTCCGGCCGCCGGGTTTATCGGATACTTGCGCTGGAAAGATGCGGGCTGGCATATCGATTCAGGATTCCTGTTTTTACGATACCGCCAATTCGGAAGGACAACAGTCGCACTTCCGAAAAAGCGGGTCCAGTCATTGCAAGTCAGCCAGCATCTGTTCCAGAGGAGGCAAGGGCTGGCCAGCATCAGTTCCGCGGTGGTTTCAAGCTTCGCCGGCAAAGATTTCACCGTAAAAGATTTGCGGGAAGAAGATGTGCTCGATATGTTCGAGTGGTATTCCCATGAACGTCCGGATTTCATCGAAAAGGACAGGGGACTGTTATCAAATCCGCTTCTGGATGAGCCGGAGTGA
- a CDS encoding LolA family protein: MKKTFIPMVLSVLLVLSLAACGEKSQEDVMSSLDEKLNKMSSYKADAKMTLETGKEPQIYEVEIWYKKPSYYRVLLKNAEKDQSQMILRNDDGVFVLTPALNKSFRFQSEWPDNSSQPYLFESLARDILNDPESAFTAKESDFVFETKTNYQNNKMLPRQEITLNKKNLAPRQVKVMDQDGNALVKVEYSKFDWDADFDDNAFDMDRNMTSGQIDMPTMAEPKADSFEVLYPVNKPEGVKLVEEKEMKTANGKRVVLTFGGEKSFTLIEETASASESAAPVMMDGEPAHLHNAVAAITDTSISWTDEGVDYYLVSNDLTKEEMLEIARSVQGQAVK, from the coding sequence ATGAAGAAGACATTTATACCAATGGTGCTGTCAGTTTTATTGGTATTGAGCCTGGCAGCATGCGGTGAGAAAAGCCAGGAAGATGTTATGTCTTCGCTTGATGAAAAGCTGAATAAGATGTCCAGCTATAAAGCGGATGCCAAAATGACGCTTGAAACAGGGAAAGAACCGCAAATTTATGAAGTGGAGATCTGGTATAAAAAGCCGAGCTACTACAGGGTGCTTTTGAAAAATGCGGAAAAAGACCAGAGCCAGATGATTTTACGCAATGATGATGGTGTATTCGTGCTCACACCAGCCCTGAACAAAAGCTTCCGCTTCCAGAGCGAATGGCCGGATAACAGCAGCCAGCCGTACCTGTTCGAATCGCTCGCCAGAGATATCCTGAACGACCCTGAGTCCGCCTTTACGGCGAAGGAAAGTGATTTTGTATTCGAAACAAAGACGAACTACCAGAACAACAAAATGCTTCCGCGCCAGGAAATCACGCTCAATAAGAAAAACCTGGCCCCAAGACAGGTGAAAGTGATGGACCAGGACGGGAATGCCCTTGTAAAAGTGGAATATTCCAAGTTTGACTGGGATGCCGATTTCGATGACAACGCATTCGATATGGACCGCAACATGACAAGCGGACAAATCGACATGCCGACGATGGCCGAGCCGAAAGCCGATTCGTTTGAAGTGCTCTATCCGGTAAATAAGCCAGAAGGCGTCAAGCTCGTTGAAGAAAAAGAAATGAAAACAGCTAACGGCAAGCGCGTAGTCCTCACGTTCGGCGGTGAAAAATCATTCACCTTGATCGAGGAAACCGCATCGGCCAGCGAATCTGCAGCCCCTGTCATGATGGACGGCGAACCGGCCCACCTGCATAACGCAGTAGCGGCAATCACCGACACTTCCATCTCATGGACTGACGAAGGTGTCGATTACTACCTTGTGTCAAACGATCTGACAAAAGAAGAAATGCTCGAAATCGCCCGCTCCGTTCAGGGTCAGGCGGTTAAGTAA
- the uvsE gene encoding UV DNA damage repair endonuclease UvsE, protein MTIIRLGYVAMSVNLQNASPSRTMTFTQFKKIKDREAAIAKLERISRANIENSLRLLKHNAAHDISFFRFSSRLVPLANHPEVEDWDYLKAIQGSLAEIKNWLAEHPARVDFHPDHFVLLTSRKVDVLNNTIKTLNMHHGLLKGMGVPARHRCVLHVGGTYKDKEKALEVFVNNWGYVPHHIQEMIMLENDDTTFHTADTLYLCEKLGIPLVFDYHHHLAHYDEEDFIVYWERILQTWEQSDLPVKMHISSPRNEKDYRAHADFIDPDMFFDFLNKVKGSVKQIDCMIEAKQKDDALFRLMEDVKKHPDAEVIDGASFKIT, encoded by the coding sequence ATGACAATCATAAGACTTGGGTATGTCGCCATGAGTGTTAATTTGCAGAATGCATCGCCGTCACGCACCATGACATTTACCCAGTTTAAAAAAATCAAAGACCGTGAAGCGGCAATCGCGAAACTTGAAAGGATTTCCCGCGCCAATATCGAAAACAGCCTGCGGCTGCTGAAGCATAACGCGGCCCATGATATATCCTTTTTCCGATTCAGCTCGCGCCTCGTCCCGCTCGCCAACCATCCTGAAGTAGAGGACTGGGATTATCTCAAAGCGATACAGGGTTCTCTTGCAGAAATTAAAAACTGGCTTGCAGAGCATCCGGCAAGGGTCGATTTCCACCCGGATCATTTTGTGCTGCTGACTTCCAGAAAGGTGGATGTGCTCAATAACACGATCAAGACGCTGAACATGCATCACGGCCTGTTAAAAGGGATGGGCGTTCCTGCCCGCCATCGCTGTGTGCTTCATGTAGGCGGTACTTATAAAGATAAGGAAAAGGCACTGGAAGTGTTTGTGAATAATTGGGGATATGTTCCGCATCACATCCAGGAAATGATCATGCTCGAAAATGATGATACGACGTTTCACACAGCCGATACGCTTTACTTATGCGAAAAGCTTGGCATCCCGCTTGTTTTCGATTATCACCATCATCTCGCCCACTATGATGAAGAGGATTTCATCGTCTACTGGGAGCGGATATTACAAACGTGGGAACAATCGGACTTGCCTGTGAAAATGCATATATCCAGCCCGCGCAATGAAAAAGATTACAGGGCACATGCCGATTTCATCGATCCCGATATGTTTTTTGATTTTCTGAACAAGGTGAAAGGAAGCGTCAAACAGATTGACTGCATGATTGAAGCGAAGCAGAAGGATGATGCCCTGTTCCGGCTCATGGAAGATGTGAAAAAGCATCCGGATGCTGAAGTGATTGACGGAGCGAGTTTCAAGATAACATAG
- a CDS encoding PH domain-containing protein — translation MRPLPQQRISRKALKVWSMTAAIPFIIIWVLYIGYIVLSVRFGLPGWIAAASGAALAVLSFLFVFLLPKIRWRRWRYEVHENEIDLQRGVWIVKRTLVPMVRVQHVDTEQGPFLRRYGLATVIISTAATVHEIPALALEEADGLRDRISELARVAKDDV, via the coding sequence ATGAGACCGTTGCCGCAACAGCGAATATCGCGGAAGGCTTTGAAGGTATGGTCAATGACCGCAGCCATTCCGTTTATTATAATTTGGGTGCTTTACATAGGGTATATTGTCCTGTCGGTCCGCTTCGGGCTGCCGGGTTGGATTGCTGCTGCTTCCGGAGCGGCACTGGCTGTGTTGAGTTTTTTGTTTGTTTTTTTGCTGCCGAAAATTCGGTGGCGGCGCTGGCGCTATGAGGTGCATGAAAACGAAATTGACCTGCAGCGAGGGGTATGGATCGTGAAGAGGACGCTCGTGCCGATGGTCCGTGTCCAGCATGTTGATACGGAGCAGGGGCCTTTTTTAAGGAGATACGGGCTTGCCACCGTCATCATTTCAACGGCGGCGACCGTTCATGAAATTCCTGCCCTTGCGCTTGAGGAAGCGGACGGCCTCAGGGACAGGATTTCCGAACTGGCGAGAGTGGCGAAAGATGATGTTTGA